GTCAGAAACACATGGGGGATATTTACAGTCAGAAACACATGGGGGATGTTTACAGTCAGAAACACATGGGGGATGTTTACAGTCAGAAACACATGGGGGATGTTTACAGTCAGAAACACATGGGGGATGTTTACAGTCAGAAACACATGGGGGATGTTTACAGTCAGAAACACATGGCGGATGTTTACAGTCAGAAACACGTGGGGGATGTTTACAGTCAGAAACACGTGGGGGATGTTTACAGTCAGAAACACATGGAGGATATTTACAATCAGAAACATGTGGGGGATGTTTACAGTCAGAAACACGTGGGGGATGTTTACTGTCAGAAACACGTGGGGGATGTTTACAGTCAGAAACACATGGGGGATGTTTACAATCAGAAACACATGGGGGATGTTTACAATCAGAAACACATGGGGGATGTTTACAATAAGTGAATGCAGTATGCTTTCTATAGGCTGAAATGGGACTATAAATTCAGCTTATATAGATTTGACTGTTCGATTTGCTTGAAGAGGTTTTGTCTTCTACTTTTAGACCATTATATATTTGGATACCCTAGCAACAGTATTTTCCACAAACGCCAGAGTGAAGAGATGGCCAAAGGTCAAGaggacacagtcatacaaaaATACAAACAGAAATACAAATGTTGTTACATTATATAAATCACAATACTGTGTCGCAATAATACAGGTGAGGGATATCTCTCAATCGGGTTTCATAGTTCTTATCAAGGGACTCGCCATACACTGTAGAACAGAACCGATTCAgaaccactttctctctctttaccttgTCTTTACCTGAAGGTTGCCTTTTctcagagggatagagagaatgaaagagagagaaacaggggaataTAAAAGCTTGCTGGTATCACTACAGATGGCCATGTTCTGTAGTCACATCTTTAAATATTGGATCACAGATTCTCTCTGATTCTATGTGTGAACAGCATTGGGACTGATGAGTCtttcaggagtacagtactatccTCTAGATGATGCTTCAGCCTCCTTGCCTTCGGGTCAGCTGTGATCAAGTACTCTACATCAAATATACAGGACAACAGCCTCCATTCTCTGTGTTGATGACCAAGAGACTTCTCAAGGCTACAAGCACAGAACAAAGCCCATAATGTTCGTAGCCAtatcccataaccctaaaactGTGGCTGATTCAATGGCTTTGTAGGAGAGAGCCTCTTTAATGAATGTCTTTTCCTTTCCCCACAGTTTGTTGTTTCCCTGCTCAATGTTTTAGCCCCAGCCGTTGTGGTGTCCATAGATCTCATATTGCTTGTCAGATTTGGTAATGCAATCCATGGCAATCTCATGTTTCCTTTTTCTGTTGCTGGATTCACGTTTCACTGTCATTGGTCGATAATGTTGTCATTACACAGGAGATATTATAACACACACAATGAATTTGATACTTCTGTTGGACGTTGCCATGGTTATACAATCCCGCCCCCGTTGCCCTCTGACTGAGGATCTGTGCAGGATTGACTGACAGTCACATGTGCAGTTACACACTCATACTGGACGGCACACGCAAGTACACTGCCACACCACCAGGGTGCACTGTTCTGGCCCCCGCTCCCAGAAAGACACAAAACAACCTGGGCcttacacactaccatctctgtcctctccctctttgtctatTGGGTGACTCTGCTTTGGGCAACCTTCGTccccttctcccactctctcataCAGTTACCTCCGTCTTACTGTTGGTCACAAAGTAAGGCTGAGTGGGCAGGAAGTGCTGACTGTGGCTCTGGGAGCGGGACTGACTGTGCAGCTTGTTGATCTGCTCCACCGTACACTGGGGCCTCTTAGAGCCGTAACCCTTCCTCCTGCCTACCGTCTCAGTCCCGTCCCAGCCCTTCAGacccacccctccccccatccccctggGGGCTGCGATGGTGTTGGAGCTGTAGGCCAGTGGGTGGTGTTGTTGCTCttgatgttggtggtggtgttgttgttggtggtgagGCCCGGGAACCGTCCCGGTGTGGCGGTGAGGCCCCGGGAAAGTCCCTGTTCTAGTCATGCTGGACATAGTCATGGCTCCTGAACCTTTATTACTGACTCTGTCGCCTCCACAGCCACTGCTGCTGAGTCTTTGGGGCTTCTGTGCGTTCTGCTTGGGTGCGGCTGGCATGGTGGAGCCCTGGTGGGAGCTGGATAGAATGGGCAAGCTGCTGGGCATCTCTGTGATGTAGGTGGCCACGGGCTCTGGGCCCAGGGAGCCCAGGGGGCTGATGGGATTCATGGGATTGTGGGCTATGGGGATGTTGTGGGCCATGGGGATGTTGTGGGCCATGGGGTTGTTGTGGGCCATGGGGTTGTTGTGGGCCATGGGGATGTTGTGGACCATGGGGTTGTTGTGGGCCATGGGGTTGTTGTGGGCCATGGGGTTGGTGTGAGCCATGGGGTTGTTGTGGGCCATGGGGTTGTTGTGGGCCATGGGGTTGGTGTGGGCCATGGGGTTGTTGTGGGCCATGGGGTTGTTGTGGGCCATGGGGTTGTTGTGGGCCATGGGGTTGTTGTGGGACATGGGGTTGTTGTGAGACATGGGGTTGTTGTGAGACATGGGCTTGATGTGGGCCGTGGGGTTGATGTGGGCCATGGGGTTGTTGTGGGCCATGGGGTTGTTGTGGGCCATGGGGTTGTTGTGGGCCATGGGGTTGTTGTGGGCCATGGGGTTGTTGTGGGCCGTGGGGTTGATGTGGACCATGGGGTTGTTCATTGGATTGTGggtcatggtggggttattaatTGGGTTGTGGGAAATAGGGTTGTTGGTCATGGCGTTCATAGGTCGCATGGCGTTCATGTGTTGGAGGGGGAGGCCGCCTTCAGATGGCAGTTCCACCATCAGACGCCGCTTGTTGTAGAAGTCGCCGTTGGCCTTGGCCGCTGCATGGAGATAGAGGCAGATGCACATGTTTAAGATGTTTTGTAGTTCATAACACTACAGTAATACTGCCCTATAGCACCTTTAGTAGCCTATGCTCCCAAAAGTAATCTCTGGTTGTGCACTTACCATCACCTTTAACTCTAGGTCTTTCCCCTACTGTAATACCATACCAAAACAAACATGGAGCATTGTTCAGATCATAAGGAATCCACATACTTCAGCCATGCCGTTCTCAAGGTATATTCATCACATTCCAAACTTTATTCCAAATGTTAGTTCCTTTATCGAGCACTGAGtctgaaataaaacatgttttctaCTTCACCCTGTTGGAGGAGGAACTTGCTCAGAAGGAATTATATTTCGCTCAAACTTTCCAACGGCCCAGGAATCACCCAGACAGCCTCCAATCATCAAATTAACGCAGACTGCTTGGTTGAAACCCTatgatataatacagacacaggcTACTACTTCTACACATGTAATGTAAATACCGTAAATGAGGAGAATTTAAATTGGACTCTGCTGATCAATTGATATGAGGACACTTCTAGGCAAGTGAACGTTGTCTAGGCTATAGCATTCTCTGCCTCATATGCTTCCTGTCTCCCGAGACCTGTGCCCTCCAGCTAGCCTACATCAATCAATTTATTCACGTTAAATTGACCTCATTAATTTCTCTGTCGTTCATGTCGGCAATCTGTAATCGCTCTTATCACTGAGAAATGTGTCCTTTTTACTGGGTGATTCACATTCCCCGGTTCACTCATTAATCTTTAACCTTAGCTGTTGAGCAATGAGCATCCTAGTGTGACTCTTAGGTTAAGGTGGATGGCCTTTCGCTTTTCACATCCTTGAAGATAAAGTTAACATACTAGGGGAGTTTGACTTGCCGCTGCAACTATGCATCTAGTTTATCGCTCTGCTCTCCTTCCAGTGCAGGAAAACGAGCCAGGAGGGCATGGCGAGGCACTGTGAACGGTGAGCTCGCCTcccgtctgcctgtctgcctgtctgcctggctgCAAGAAAACCGCCTCTGGGATCAAACTCAGTCAGGCGACACATAAATCAATCTAGCAACAGTCAGCTCAacggcacacacacattcacagggaAACGTGATGAGAAACAGAataactacagacagacagagtaagtTCCACCGTCACAAAAGGccacagacacacaaaaacaaTTCAAATGTGGATGCTTGGCGTCGGGACTGTAGGGACTAAATTATGTGTCAACTCCAATTAGGCTACAATAGTATCTGAGAAATGCCCGAGATAGCCTAACTGTTGGTCTCTATGGTATTGGGGTGGTGGAGTAGTGAGACACAAATGCATTTGCAATGCCATACATAGTAATTGGCCATTTGCTCCAGTGAAAGATAGAGATATCCAAACCGTCTTCAGGGTTACGTTTTGGGTACCCTTTTATTAGTCCGTCTCTCCATGTCTGGTTTTAAAATCCAATAGCCTGACCTTATAGATTCGCTTGGGGACAGTACAGATAGATATTGATTTGCAGAATTGTGGCTTATCAGCTCTCAGCCTAAGGATTCTGTAGCTACCGTTGGGAATGTGACAGAAAGGCAATTAAAGAAAAAAGGGGAAAACAACACTGTGGTTTCAAACTAGAGTGTTTCGTTCCTTTAGGCCACTTGTGATGAGTGGAATAAGGGCAGAGCAAtatggaggagagaagaaaaagTGCTCAGTTAAAGTTTCGCAATAACACAGCTCAAATGAAGACACCATTCATCGtctgtctctgtgcctctctctttctctctctctttctgtccctctcggCTGCCCTCGTTATTGTGCGTCTCCACGTGCATATCATCGGTTCATGACTCCAGGAGATGGAGATGGTCTCTTGGGACTGTGCGTCCGTTCCTTTCTAAAGCAGATTAAAATAGCTCCCGTGCCATCTCATTGGAGAGCGGCTCTAGAATGAGAAGCTATCAGTTAggctgtagtcaaggctctgaatACTGGGGGTGGGAGACCCTCTATTACAGACATTAAATCAGATAGAGTCCTGGGGAGCGGAAAGGTGAAGATGAGAAAAGGAGAATCAAATTGAGATTAGGcttggaggtagagggagaggagcacGGGAAAGGGGGGGAAAGGATGATgagggggagaaggaagaggagggggaggaggaggaagaaggggagtaaagaggaggaggagaaagaagcaAATATAGGTGTCTCTAAAAAAGTTGCTGGTATTGTGGACCTCCTCCAGTATGCAGATAGCCTCATGAATACCAAGCTACCAAGCTCACTTTATTAGTCAAACATAGGAGATATGGGCCATATCAGTCAACATTTCCCATTCTTAATTGTCTCAGATTGAATTGCTAATGGTTATATAAACTGTGTGGCataaacagaaaacagaaaaacaCTTCATCTTCTCTACTCCCTCTGAATGCCCCAGCATAATGGAGTGCCTTTGTGTAAACAATCACAACAATCTGTTCAAAATGAGTCAGGGACGGAATGGTAAAGTGATGGATTGGGAATTGCATTTAAAATTAAGAGCTTTACTCCTACATTTAACATCTCAATGAGATGTGGGTATTTTGCATTCCCGTGATGTTGTGTATTCCAGAGGTAGTGACTATGATTATACAGTACTCAGAGCCAGATGGATCCTATCATTTTGTTTCTGGGGGAAGCTGCCTTTAgcataccatagaagaagaatcAGCACGACTTCTACTCAAATAAATTGTTTGCTTGGCTCGTATGCATTATGGTATTGAAATTGAAAAGTGGTTTAGGCTCTATTCAAATCAAATATGCTGTCAGTGAATGGAATGTACAGAATGTCAATCACCAAACAAGTTGATTCTGTTTTTGACTGTGACTGTGAGACTTTTATATTAGACACCCACCGGTCTTTAACTCCAGCGAAAGTGGACAATATACAGAAATGTagtgtacagttgtggccaaacattttgagaatgacacaaatattaattctcacaagtctgctgcctcagtgtctttagatatttttgtcagatgttactatggaatactgtatagtataattacaagcatttcataagtgtcaaaggcttttattgacaattacatgaagttgatgcaaagagtcaacatttgcagtgttgacccttctttgttaagacctctgcaatccgcgcTGGCATGCTGTCTGTAATGGACAGGCGGGAGAGGCCGGAGActggcagcagcgccggacaggcgggagaggCCGGAGActggcagcagcgccggacaggcgggagaggCCGGAGActggcagcagcgccggacaggcgggagactccggctgcgctggagaggaggaaggatccggcagcgctggacaggcgggagcccctgtaaggatgagccggagagacagcctggagcgggggagctgccaccggagggctggtgcgtggaggtggtgacggatagaccggaccgtgcaggcgcactggagctcttgagcaccgagcctgcccaaccttacctggttgaatggtcccggtcgcctTGCCAGTGCggtgaggtggaatagcccgcactgggctatgcaggcgaaccggggacaccgtgcgcaaggctggtgccatataAGCCGGCCCAaggcactggagaccagatgcgtagagccggcttcatggcacttggctcgatgcccactctagcccggccgatacgttgagctggaatgtaccgcaccgggctatgcacccgcactggggacaccgtgcgcttcacagcataacacggtgcctgccctgtctctccagccccccggtaagcacaggaagttggcgcaggtctcctactaGGCTTCACCACACTttctgtgagccccccccccaccccccccacccaatacatttttggggctgactctcgggcttccatccacgccgccgtgctgcctcctcataccagcgcctctccgcttttcccgcctccagttcttctttggggcggcgatattctccaggctgagcccagggtccttctccgtccagttcgtcctcccatgtccattcctctcgctgctcctgctgccgtttctcctgctgcaccttggggcggcgacactcccctggctttgcccagggtcctctcccgtcgaggatttcttcccaagtccagaagtccttattacgctgctcctgctgctgcccgttaccacgccgcttggtcctgttgtggtgggtgattctgtaacggttttctttaggtgaagtagaggcg
The sequence above is a segment of the Oncorhynchus kisutch isolate 150728-3 linkage group LG25, Okis_V2, whole genome shotgun sequence genome. Coding sequences within it:
- the LOC109870010 gene encoding protein shisa-9A; its protein translation is MRGKYFLLGYLLVKVIALVCKADGEPGQLDGFVMMTTSNGSREDEGAGFSEPPHTEDRCRGYYDVMGQWDPPFVCKTGDYLYCCGTCGFRFCCSYKTSRLDQSTCKNYDTPVWMMTGQTPFKKNDLRHDPTKDKTNLIVYIICGVVAIMALVGIFTKLGLEKAHRPQRENMARAVQSVLQVGCPGEQFQGEDTLGMQAQHYDTRANNLQGGQINNTVGQPHPYPALSQLAHVYEQQQPGKELNKYASLKLVAAKANGDFYNKRRLMVELPSEGGLPLQHMNAMRPMNAMTNNPISHNPINNPTMTHNPMNNPMVHINPTAHNNPMAHNNPMAHNNPMAHNNPMAHNNPMAHINPTAHIKPMSHNNPMSHNNPMSHNNPMAHNNPMAHNNPMAHNNPMAHTNPMAHNNPMAHNNPMAHTNPMAHNNPMAHNNPMVHNIPMAHNNPMAHNNPMAHNIPMAHNIPIAHNPMNPISPLGSLGPEPVATYITEMPSSLPILSSSHQGSTMPAAPKQNAQKPQRLSSSGCGGDRVSNKGSGAMTMSSMTRTGTFPGPHRHTGTVPGPHHQQQHHHQHQEQQHHPLAYSSNTIAAPRGMGGGVGLKGWDGTETVGRRKGYGSKRPQCTVEQINKLHSQSRSQSHSQHFLPTQPYFVTNSKTEVTV